The sequence GAGGTCTGATTTGGAACCTTACTTGGGGTTGCACTATCCTGCCACAGATATCCCCCAAGCAGCACGTTTCTTGTTCAAACAGAATCGTGTGAGGATGATTTGTGATTGCCATGCCAATCCTGTTAGGGTCATTCAAAGTGAAGAGTTGAAGCATCCTCTTTGTTTGGTCAATTCGACCCTTAGGTCACCCCATGGTTGCCATACACAGTACATGGCCAATATGGGGTCTATTGCTTCACTGGTGATGGCTGTTGTGATAAATGGTAATGATTCAACCAAGCTTTGGGGGCTTGTTGTGTGCCACCACACTTCCCCACGCTATGTCCCTTTTCCACTTCGATATGCCTGCGAGTTCCTCATGCAGGCTTTTGGGCTACAGCTTTATATGGAGCTTCAGTTGGCAGCAAAGTTGGTGGAGAAGAAGATTCTCCAAACCCAAACCTTACTTTGTGATATGCTTCTCCGAGATGCCCCTTTCGGTATTGTGACCCAATCCCCTAGTATTATGGATCTTGTGAAGTGTGATGGAGCTGCATTATACTATAGAGGGAAATGTTGGTTGCTGGGCATAACTCCAACCGAATCACAGGTAAAAGATATTGCAGATTGGTTGCTGAACAATCATGGAGATTCTACTGGGTTGACTACTGATAGCTTAGCAGATGCTGGTTATCCTGGTGCTCTATTACTTGGTGATGCTGTTTGTGGTATGGCTACTGCTAGAATCACTTCAAGAGATTTTTTGTTCTGGTTCAGGTCTCACACTGCCAAGGAAATCAAATGGGGAGGAGCAAAGCATCATCCAGAAGATAAAGATGATGGTCAAAGAATGCATCCAAGATCGTCATTTAACGCTTTCCTGGAGGTGGTAAAGAGCAGAAGTATGCCTTGGGAGGTTTCAGAAATTAATGCTATTCACTCTTTACAGCTAATAATGAGAGACTCATTTCAGGATATGGAGGACAGTGCTTCAAAGGCAATGGTTAATGCTCAGCAAACTGACACTGATGTGCAGGGGATTGATGAACTAAGTTCAGTGGCATGTGAAATGGTTAGATTAATTGAGACAGCTACAGCACCAATTTTTGGGGTTGATTCAGCAGGTTCTGTTAATGGATGGAATGCTAAAATTGCAGAGTTGACTGGTTTACAAGCTAGTGAAGCAATGGGAAAGTCACTGGTTCGTGAAGTTGTTCACAAGGATTCATATGAATTTGTTGAAAGTCTTTTATGCAGGGCTTTGCAAGGtacttcttttcttgctttATTGTCAAAGGGATGTCTTTGATGATAAAAATGTGATATCTGGCTCTACTACACTGGTATTTTATGTCAGCTTCAGTTTATCCATATACACACAGTTTTCTGGTGTTGTGAAATATTAATCATGCTgtctttttaatgttttcaaATAACATGCATCTTGGTTCATTATGTTCTGCCTGTAACTATTGTGTCTTTAAGCAAAACTAAACTGTTAGCAGTACATTAATGGTTCTGCCAAAGTTGGCAGCCAAATACAATAGCACAGGACTTGTTGTATAAGGTGTCATATTAAATTGGATAGCTCAAGAATTTGCATCATGAACTCCAAGGTAGCTGGGGGGGGGGGTTGGGGTTGGTGGAAAGTGGAAACTTGTACCATTTTTCCATCTTGTCAGGGTTATCGCTATAGATTTCAGTTATGTACTATAATTTCTTCATACCCTGTTTACATTATTCTAACTAACATTTGGGGAAATATATGGGTAACTTCAGTCTAGGTTCTTGCTTATCATTTCTTTTCATGTTTTCCTTAAAGTTCACTCATCATAGCATTGTTTCTGCTTCTTTGTTTTTCGCACTTCATCTTAAGTTTCTCCCAAATAGAATGGCTATAAATTAATGGTTAAATCTTATCCAGGTGAGGAGGACAAAAATgttgagttgaaactaagaaaATTCGGGCTTCATCAACAAAACTCAGCTGTATTTGTTGTGGCCAATGCCTGCACAAGTAGGGACTACGCAAACAATGTTATAGGGGTCTGCTTTGTGGGTCAAGACGTCACATCTGAGAAAATTGTCATGGATAAATTTCTCCGACTACAAGGAGATTACAAGGTTATCATAGAAAGTCTTAATCCTCTTATTCCACCAATATTTGCTTCTGATGAAAATGCCTGCTGTTGTGAATGGAATGCTGCTATGGAAAGGCTGACGGGTAGAACAAGACAGGAGGTCATAGGTAAAATGCTTCCTGGGGAGATTTTTGGAGGTTTGTGTCGGCTAAAAGATCAAGATACTCTAACTAAGTTTATGATTCTATTGTATCGAGGACTTAGTGATCAAGATACCGATAAGTTTCCATTTGGCTTTTTCAATAGACAAGGGAAATTTGTCGAGGTGTTCTTAACAGCAAACAAAAGGACGGATGCAGATGGGAAAACTATTGGCTGTTTCTGCTTCTTGCAGGTTATTGGGCCTGACCTGCAACAGACCTTAGATGAACATAAGCAAGAGGACCAAGAGAGCCTTCTAAAACTTAAACAGCTGGCTTACATACGAGAAGAAATGAAAAGTCCTTTAAGTGGTATCCGGTTTACCCACAAACTCCTTGAGGATACAGCAACATCAGAACATCAGAAGCAGTTCCTTGAAACAAGTGATGCCTGTGAAAAACAGATCATGACCATAATAGAGGATATTGATTTAGCAAAGCTAGAGGAAGGGTAAGTCTTCTATATTCATATCTACCTTTAAGTATTCATGATTTAATGTCTCTGTTTTCTTCTTAATACAGTTTATTTCACCATAGATGTATCAGACATTCAATTTTCACATACAAATATTCATTACATTTGACATTATGTCTCTTCGCCTCTTGCTATTTTCATTGCTTAGTCAATTATCATTTCATTACTTGATTGAGATTCTGTTTCTAGCCTGGAAAACTCTTGTTCACCAGAGGCATCtgttattttatcaaacaatCTAACCTATTTTGAGATACTCACAGTCCGACCTCCTGATTGTTGCAGCAAGATCGAGCTCAAGGTGGAAGAATTTTTTTTGGTAAACGTTTTAGATGCCATTGTTAGCCAAATTATGCTCTTGCTAAGGGAAAGGAGTATACAGCTCTTTCATGAGATTCCAGAGGAAATTAAAACAGTTTCTGTATATGGTGATCAAATTAGGCTTCAACTGGTTCTGTCAGACTTCTTGCTCAGTGTGGTTCGTCATGCACCTTCTCCAGATGGTTGGGTAGAAATTAAGGTTTCATCTGGCCTGAAGCTGATGCAGGATAGCCATGAGTTTCTCCGTGTACAGATCAGGTACTAAATCATTGCAAAACTTTTCAGCAATTTTGCTTTGCATTTATCTTTGTATCTTAGTCATTTttatttgggtaattgttgacCATGTTGGAAGCTATTCTTTAGTGGATCTATGATGTTCAAAAAATGTTAGGAAGTCGATATTTCAGTATATGAGATACTTGTCCCAGATAAATATTATGGAAGAGGTTTTGCTGTTAGAATGCTATCTTGACTTCTTGTCTCTTCAGCAATATTTTTCATGTGCTAGTGATCCATCTCTGCTTTCAATTTATATCACTTATcagagaaaagtaaaaaagcaGACTTGCGAGTTCTTGCAGACTAAATTCATCCTCTCTTATGCTTGTAGAATGACACACCCTGGTCAAGGCCTTCCTTCTGCCCTCACTGAAGATATGTTTGAGGAGGGCAATTGCTGGACCACACAAGAAGGTCTGGCGCTAAAGCTGTCTCGGAAACTACTCCATCAGATGAATGGCCATGTCCACTATACTAGAGAGCATAATAAATGTTTCTTTCTCATCGACCTTGAATTGAAGTTGAAGAACAGACAAAAGGGGGGACAAGCAGATACAAGTAGAATGACCTATCTTTCTGCTTGATTGCTTGTATTTAGGATAACAAGATTTCATGGTGAACTCAAGTTTTACTGTAGTTCTAGTTGCTTCACTCGATGCATACTCATGCGTTACCATTTCAACACCCAattgtatatttctcaatTCCTAAGGATGGCATTGAGTAGCGTACatgtatttgtatatttacCATCTTTTCTGAATAAACGTATGCCATCAAGGTTGGGCTTGGGGCTCATCCGATGTAAAAGCTCAGTTTGTAATGTATAATGTATATACCATTACCGTTCATCATGCCAGTCTGAGATATGaattccttttccttttaacaatcagataataatataatcagATCAGAGATCAAATATCTAAATCATTAGTTGCTCTGCCACGGGCATTCTAAAGTCTATAGAGCTGCCTGAAGATTTCAAGTCACATGTAGAAAGCTCAAAAGCACCAATTACATACAAGCATTGCAAACAGCAGACTAAAGAAGCCAAGTTTTCCCGTATAGCACATTTCAGATATAGATTACCTTCTATTTAAAGCACAAATTCTGAGATTAACCCAAAAGAAGTTTTATCTCATCACCTATACAATTCTGTAGAAACCCCCATTTTACACCTTCGACCCTCAAAATCTGACAACCCCCCAAATACATTATCTTTATACCCTAATACACATCACATCATAT comes from Ricinus communis isolate WT05 ecotype wild-type chromosome 5, ASM1957865v1, whole genome shotgun sequence and encodes:
- the LOC8284027 gene encoding phytochrome E, with protein sequence MGFQNARERGTTTLSSSAASSMKPFATNSENTATIAQYNADAGLLAEFEQSGVSGKSFNYSRSVLSAPHNVPEEQITAYLSRIQRGGLIQPFGCMVAIEEPTFRIISYSENCFHLLGLSASSVLESNQVKGLIGIDVRALFTPQSGASLSKAAASREISMLNPIWVYSRTSQKPFYAILHRIDVGIVIDLEPARSGDPVLSLAGAVQSQKLAVRAISRLQSLPGGDIGMLCDTVVEDVQKLTGYDRVMVYKFHDDDHGEVLSEIRRSDLEPYLGLHYPATDIPQAARFLFKQNRVRMICDCHANPVRVIQSEELKHPLCLVNSTLRSPHGCHTQYMANMGSIASLVMAVVINGNDSTKLWGLVVCHHTSPRYVPFPLRYACEFLMQAFGLQLYMELQLAAKLVEKKILQTQTLLCDMLLRDAPFGIVTQSPSIMDLVKCDGAALYYRGKCWLLGITPTESQVKDIADWLLNNHGDSTGLTTDSLADAGYPGALLLGDAVCGMATARITSRDFLFWFRSHTAKEIKWGGAKHHPEDKDDGQRMHPRSSFNAFLEVVKSRSMPWEVSEINAIHSLQLIMRDSFQDMEDSASKAMVNAQQTDTDVQGIDELSSVACEMVRLIETATAPIFGVDSAGSVNGWNAKIAELTGLQASEAMGKSLVREVVHKDSYEFVESLLCRALQGEEDKNVELKLRKFGLHQQNSAVFVVANACTSRDYANNVIGVCFVGQDVTSEKIVMDKFLRLQGDYKVIIESLNPLIPPIFASDENACCCEWNAAMERLTGRTRQEVIGKMLPGEIFGGLCRLKDQDTLTKFMILLYRGLSDQDTDKFPFGFFNRQGKFVEVFLTANKRTDADGKTIGCFCFLQVIGPDLQQTLDEHKQEDQESLLKLKQLAYIREEMKSPLSGIRFTHKLLEDTATSEHQKQFLETSDACEKQIMTIIEDIDLAKLEEGKIELKVEEFFLVNVLDAIVSQIMLLLRERSIQLFHEIPEEIKTVSVYGDQIRLQLVLSDFLLSVVRHAPSPDGWVEIKVSSGLKLMQDSHEFLRVQIRMTHPGQGLPSALTEDMFEEGNCWTTQEGLALKLSRKLLHQMNGHVHYTREHNKCFFLIDLELKLKNRQKGGQADTSRMTYLSA